TTGTGGTACTTGTTCATGTCCACTATTGGCATCAGGGATCTAATAAATATTAACATGTTAGATAACAATACTTTTATATGATTAAAATTTCATTAAAAATGTCTAAAGCTTAAGAAATAGAGTTACCTATTCACCTGAGGTCCCATTGCTACTTTGAAGTATAGATGCATCAGGAGCATATTTGCGCATATGTTGTCTCATTTGGAGTAATTCTGATTGCATCATCTCCTAATTTTGTTTCATCatattcatttcttcattttgtttCTCTTTTAACTCGATTATCTTTTGTTCTAACCTTTGTATAACCTCATTAGAAGAATCATCTGCAATAATATTTCCTAAGGAAGACCTACTACCCCAGAGAATAGAAGGAGTTGGACCAAGTCCAAAACCACGAACATACCACTTTTTTTCATTTCCCAACACCTGAGAATACACATCCCCTTCACAAGCAACACTACGAGGAGGTTGCTCAGTAGATCTCTCACTATTGTCCATCCTTTCATTTATCATTTCCTGACCATAGAAGATACAATAAATCAATTTTGGAATTCATGAGCAGGAAAAAATGCACAGTGTTTGACGGAGTCATCAAaccaacaaaataaaagaaagaataaaTCTTACGATTTTCTTGACAAAATCATCATCCAGTGGCCTACCATCCTTACGTTTTTTATGAGTTAATAAGAAAATTTCTGCTCGTGTAGGCTCAATCTCATTTACAACCTAATACAATAAAAATGATATAAGATGTGCGTGACAAAAAAAGGTTTAAAATATTAAGGTTTGTAATTTTCACAAGTTTACCTGCTCATTCATCAAGGTAGCAATACTTTTGGATCCTCCTGTGTGAGGCACTGTTTGCTTTGCCCTATTGTTTCTATTTGCTTGGGTACGTCTCTGTCattgaaatattaaaactatATCTTATAAATCATAAATAAAAATTGAGCATAACTAAAATAAAAACTCTATGAAAATGAATAAACTAGGAGAATTTTCAAGGTTCATACTTTAGCTTTATCAGAAAGCCAATAAGAGACAAGACCACTCCATTGATCCCTCGGTATGTGACTTGGTCTATTTTTTAGTAATGCGTCTTTAGTCTTATATTTTGGCGTATACTCACCCTTTAACTCGCACTTGTAATCTTTCCATTTCTTTCCTAGTGACTTTAAGACCCACGCTTCTCCACATTTTGGGATAGAAAACTTCTTCTAAAAAATAAAAGCCAACATTTAGAAGATAACACCATGTATAAATAGCATGtttacaaaataataataataataataataacaacaacaacaacaacaacaacttttcATACCCTCACAAAATCCactaatttcttcttttcctctttgtCAAAATTTCTCCAATCATCTACATGTAGAGGTGTTAGCTCTGGAGTTCTGGCAATAATTCCTAGAAAGCTATCAAGCTTTCGACCCTCTTTCCTAATAGCTTAGTTACGATTATTAAACGGCACATCAATTGTTTTCCCCAGCGGAAGTTTCCAAATATCTTTTAGTAAAGTAGGCCCACAAACCTTTTTTGCTTCTGAATTACCTAGAATGAAAAAAATCTGAATAATGTGGTGGCTTCAAGAATTCTAACTCCAGATACTTTAGTATTATTGTGTTGAAAGAGACTACCAAAGCATGAGTATTACTATAAATATCACAATAATGTCAAGGAATTACAATAAAGTTCTCATATTGGAACTGAAGTTAAGGTCGTAGGAAATCAGGCACAACTAACAGAGCTTTTAACTAACAAAGCTCTTAACTATCAGAAGGTTCACCAAGGCCAAAGTAGTCCACTGAAGCATTAGCAAGTGTTTTAGTTAAGAACAAACTCAACCAAATTCACACATACTAGAAAATGAAAGCTATCATCTAATGTTATACATAATCAGATTGCAGTACTATAGAAGCATTACCTGAATCTTCAGCATGTTAAATCTCAGTGTCACCATCAGAACTATTCAACTCATTAGATTGACCATCACGTTCTTGGGCGTCAGAGTAGTTCTGGCTATCCATCAACTATTCAATATATGGTTGGGCTCTAGAATAGTTTTGACCATCCATCAAGTGCTCAATATAAGGTCtcacatcttcatcttcatcttgtTCAACTACCAGTTGGTTGCGACCTCTAGTTTGCATActtctttttccaaaataaagaaaCTATCTAGCTGCATTAAGTTATACTAGTACCAGAACTAATCAACATGTCACACGCAAAATAGGAGGAATCATCGTCCTCATCTCAAGCTGCGAAAAATAAATGAATAGCAATTCGTGCACACAAACAAAGCCTTGCGGCAAAGATAGTTCAAGAGATAAAAGGAATTGATGCACCAGCAAAAACTACTATCCAATTATAATAGCACCTTAGCATATTGCAGTACAAGGGCTACAATCAGCAAAATATAACTAAAAGAAAGCACAAAGAATTCACTTAATTCAACCAAAAATCAACCAATACAAACATAGAAAGTCCATAGCTGACTAACATACATCTTCTATAAAATGGCTCAAATTGAAAGCTAAAGTATATTTATTCAAATTTCCGCATTAAAAAAATCCCTAGAAGTTCTTAAATAACAATTGCAACAAAAATACTCTACAAGTTCTACCTATCTTATTCAGAATCACATTCATTTTTAATGTCATTTTCTCTCTCAATATTAGCTTCACCATCATTTAGAGAAGCTTGAGAATGTACGTTTGTATCAATTACTATCCCATCGACACCACTTCTTACCCAATCATTATACTCATCCTCTGGAACACGAGCATTTTCTAAGAGAGCCAAGTCAGTGGCATCACTTTGCATTGATGACCCAAACTGCAAACTATTTTTCTCTCCCATATTAAAACTATCTCGAGGTTAAATTAACCTAGGGACAAACCATTCATGATCTTTAGGATCTTGTACAAATATTACTTGTTGAGCTTGTTCTGCAAAAATAAAGGGCTCATGATGTTCTCGATCGCCAGAGTCTGTTAGGCGTGACAAATTCACAAGTGTGAAACCCAAGTCATCTTCCTTAACTCCCATACCTTTGGTTACATCAACCCAATCACACTTAAATAAGACAACCTTAAATTCTTCATGGTAGTTTAATTCCACAATATCATTCAATATGTCATAATATGTGATATTTGCAGACTTTGGAGCATTATCACTTGTGCTTTCATAACTTTCAGTCTTTGAAACGATCATAATACCACTATTTTGTGTCACCTTAAATTCTTCACTTTGCTTCATTCGAAACTGATACCCATTATTTACATCGAACGCATTAAATCTTTTCGCAATATAACTCGGCCCTTGTGCAAGGACTTTAACATCCTTTAAGATGTTAGATGTGACTTCTAACTCCTTTACCTAATCAAATAAAAGATATAACTATAAATGTGGATATATGTACAAGGACAATAATTTAGCCTAACTAATGACTTAGTCCTACTACTTACTTTCTACTTGAACCACTCGTGAAATGTATCGAAATGCACACGATCAAGTTGATGTTGTGTCAAACGACGCTTACGATGTGATCTCTTGATTTCAGCAATATGTTCCCTATTCATGTAACTCGCATATATTTAATTTGTTATCAAATAAGTAATATacatataataaataatagatataACGCTTACTTTTTATAATTCTCAACCACTTCTGACTCACAATTGAAGAGTACATGTCGATGTGCTTGCAACCATATTTTCTCATCCAACTCAAATACATCTACTCCACCGTACGACTCACCAACAATTGGAAAAAGACATTCTTCTTTACTAGTCTCATTCTCAATTTCATCACAGCATTTTCTTGAACAATAAGATCTTGAATCTCCACCCTCCAAATATCGTGAGCAAAATGTCATACACTCATTTGCTATGTATGCTTCTGCTATTGAACCTTCTAGACATGCACGATTATGAACATATGATTTTAAAATACCCAAATACCTATGGAATAAAATAATGGTATTAGTTTGATATAATATTTAACAACTAAAGAAATAATAAAGATTCAGTGATATTATTTATACCTCTCAATTAGGTACATCCAGCAATAATGTACTAGCCCCGCAAGTTTAGCCTCAGTTGCCAAGTGAATTACCAAATGTATCATAATAGTAAAGAATCCTGGGAGGAAAAGTTTCTCCATAGTAGACAATATTTCTGGAATTTTTTCTTCAAGTAACTTCAACTCTTCTAGTTTTAGTTCTTTGCTATAAAAAAAACACGAAAGAATGAGCATAGTCCAATTAAAATGGAACTAACTCTTTTATCTACTGATCTCCACAAGGCAAGAGGAAGGAGTTCTTGCATTATAACATGGCAATCATGAGTTTTTAGTCCAGATATCTTCCGTTTGCGAATGCAACATGAGATATTAGACGCATAGCCATCTGGAAACTTGGAATTTTGTAGTACTTCATAAAACAACTCCTTTTCATTCTGAGACACTGTGAAAAAAGTAGGAGGAAGATATGCTTTCCCACTAGCTCGATATTGAGGCCATAAACTTGGTCTTATTTTCATCTCCTTCAAGTCCAATCGAGCTTCTAAGTTGTCTGTAGACTTTTTACCATGACCTAAAAATGTATAAATTAAGTTATTACACACATTCTTTTCTATGTGCATCACATCAAGATTATGGTGCACCAAGTTAGACTTCCATTAAGGAAGATTGAAAAAAGTACTCCTCTTTTTCCATGTATTTTTCATCACTCCACTTACCCCTTCACTCGACTGGCCGAGAGTAAATTTTATATCTTTAACTTGATTCAACACTAGTGACCTAGATACTGTACAAGGtgcatgtctttttttttttagtcCCATCAAACGATTTTGCATCATTCCGATATTTGTGTCCCGACTTCAAGAAGCATCAATGCCCCATGTAACAAAACTTTCTTCCATGTGTGAGCCTTCTAGATTGAGTGTTTATGTTACAAGAAGGGTAGTCGAACCGACCATAGGTGCACCATCCAGAGAGAGTACTATATGCTGGAAAATCATTTAAAGTCCACATGAGAGCTGCTCGCATTTGAAATATCTCCTTAGTAGAGGCATCCTATGTTTCTACCCCGACATCCCATAGTTCATTTAACTCTTCTATTAAAGGTTGTAAAAAGACATCAATATTATTGCCAGGCGCTTTTAGTCCAGGAATAAGTAAGGACAAAATAAAGAACTCTTATTTCATGCACATCCATGGTGGAAGATTATATGGCATTAAAATTACTGGTCATATACTGTGAATAGTTCGCATTGTGCCAAATGGATTAAACCCATCAGAAGCTAATCCTATGTGCATATTACGAGGATCTCCAGCAAATTCATGATATTTACTATCAAAAATTTTCTAAGCTTCAGAATCTGCAGGATGACGTAAAAATCCATCTTTGTTGCGCTCTTCATGATGTCATCGCATTGCTTTAGAAGTTTCTGAAGACATAAACAATCTCTGTAGCCTTGGTTTTAAAGGAAAATACCTTAGGACCTTGGCTGGAATTTTTCTAGCATCATTTTTCCATCTAGAAGCCCCACAAACTTTGCATTCATTAACATTCTTATTAGCAAACTCTTATCTAAAAAGCATGCAATTGTTGGGACAAGCATGAATTTTTTCATACTTTAAGCCTAAGCCTTCAACTATCTTTTTGGTCTCATAGAAAGAAGAAGGCAATTTTTCTCCTTCAGGCAGCGCATCTTTCAACAGTCCAAGCAAAGAATTAAACGAttcatttgaccatttgaccaTGCATTTTGTATGATACATATGCAGCAAAAAGGACAGTTTGCTGAATTTCTTACATCCAGGATAGAGTTCTTCATTTGCCTCCCTCATGAGCCGTTCAAACTTATCCACCTCTGGATAAGGCTGATTTTCAGATGGATGAGCAGTATTCTCTTGTACATTTTGCTCCATTCCACCACTTTCACTAATGTCAGTATCCATGAACTCTGTAACTCTTCCAAATACATCATGTACCATTCCTCGCATATCATCGCCCCTTAGAGTTGACTGGATGCGATTAGTTTCTCGAGCATTATTTGATCCCTTTAGAGCCTCCCCATGAAAAAACCAAGTATCATATGACGGAATAATAGCATTAATTACAAGATGATCATATGTTGTATCCCGATTTACTTGATGGATAAGCACACACTCCATACAAGGACATGCAATTTTTTCTCCaccttgtttttcaaaaaaggcATGATTTAAAAAATCCTCTACTCCATCCAAATATTCTTTGCTAACTCTATCACAATTcatctatattttatttttaggatTGTCCATGGTGTTCAAGATATTCCTTTCTTTTCTATAATTACTGCAAGAGCTAAAAATTCGTTAGTAAAAAGGAGGTATTGATCAAAAAGGTAGttcaaaataaaataactatGCTATGAGTAGGTAATTTCATAGCTCCTAGATATTATTTTAACAATTAAAACTATGAAACATAAATATATTAACTAATTTGTTTCTATATTCtatttttaccaatttatttCTATACTCCATTTTTACCAATTTGTTTATAACTCTTTTGTTCACTGAGCGTTAGTTTAACTATTCTAAAGCTAAATGGAATATACATTAGTTTATATATTAAAATTACACAATCATAAATTAAAAAATCAATATAATTGCTATGAAATCATCCATCTAAAGCTTCAGTTAAAGATTACTTAAATCAAACATGACAAGAAAGAGACAGAGTAAataaacttgaaaaattcaaatTATGCAAAGCCTAAAAGGGCGTGAACTTTTTAACTATATGAAATCGATATGtaatatttttctatttatagACAAATCATAGTCACCATAGAACAAACATATAAATATGAAAAAGACATCTAGCCAAAGACAACTTGCCGATTTTCACCAAATTGGTTCATAAACTTTTTAAGAATAGAATTATTAAACTTATAAATTATACAACTTTTTAAGACTGGACATTCTGATTATTACTACTAACAAACTAGTGGGTACTGACTGTCGAAGGATTCTGACTATTGCTAACAACCCAAGTTGTTTCTTAACAAATGACTGAACTACTGTGGTTGAGATGTCCTATTGGCGATTGAGCTTTTATATGGTGAAAAGTAGCCTTAGTAAATATACAGAGGAACCAATTGataaaacaataccaaaacataaGAGGAATCAATTCAATCAATCGATTATCAATCTAACAACAAATAAATATCACTAACGACTTAGCAAACAAAAAAGAAGCAATACTTTCACAAATTCACAACCTATTTAATAATCTAAACCCAAACCTGACCTCTTAAAATCAAATATTCCTAAGCAAATATAAGTTCCTAAGATTCAATGTCTATCATATCATTATATGAATTAGAATAAGCCATCATTTCTTACCATGATgatagaaaagaaacaaaaatacgATAGCTTGTGTACCTTAGCTTAGTTACTAGCTTAATGAAATTCTCTCTTAAGGATGGAACTATGTACTACTACTCTAACTAAAACCTTAAATGTTCTGGTAAGTATAGGTTCATAATCATTTGCAAATTACTACAAGAATGCTATTTCTTTTAACTCAATAATACACTAATTTATAGATTATTCATAACTGTTGCTCTAGTAAACCTCACACTCATGACATGGACCTTTAACACGGAAAAGAATAAGTCTTGGCATTAGATAGATTTTGCAATCAGAAAGATATCTCAGCggtactatatatatttatattttttatctAAGCACTTAACAAAGTTCAATCTAATATATGAATAGTCGAGGGCCTGTTTTACACCATTTGAAGGTCATTCTTAAAGTAACAAAGGGCGTCCATTCTTATTAAAGGATCTGAAAATCTTTGTCCATGCTACATACATCATTTCATACAGAACACGAATCCCATGTACAAGAACATTAATATCGGCAACTATATGAGTTTCTTTCCCAAAAATTTGTTTATAACATAGGAGAAATTTAGATATAAGAGATAAGCGGCCGAAACAAACTTTCTAAATCAGGATTTTCTACATCCAAATAATAACATGACTTTTATCAGATTAATGTACACAGAATCTATTGTAAATCCATCGACAAGAATCAATCCAAAATCTACTGTAAATCGATTGCAAGCGACTGATTTAATGATTTAACAGGGGAAAAGAGAAGTTAACAGGGGAAGAAGATGGACGGGCACTACGACAAGCTGTTGAACAGCGAGTTAGGAATTGATTTACTATAAATCAATCGACcagcattgtcacacctcctttttgcgcgcctaccccgaaggataaatgcgcgaggagtttttccaatttaagtgacaatattcgaaatgggattgtttatttaattcagagtcgccacttgggaaaggtttggcttttggtgtcccgaGTCaacggtttatcttgaatcccaattcgaggaaaatattcgactttccaaatgaagtatgcgaaccagaaattctaagtaaggaattctgttgacccgagggaaggtgttaggcacccccgaatcccgtggttctagcacggtcgcttaaattgttgtaatggctaaatatctaatttttatacatgttataacttgtgtgcttttattaagtttaaaccgcttttattattattttttaatagaattgcaacgtcgtgaaaacgtatctcgaacctcgtcacaatcaatgtacccgtgattggtcgacgcatttcgacttcgttgggatttggatttgggttacataaatgcacacccgtatttaagaaggtaagaataattaaggcgcgtcctaaagagactaacgtattgttattttaggaaaaggccgtgaaaattcgctaaacggccaacTCCGAAGTCCAACCAATTATTGTATacgtttattgagggccccgcgatttgtaatttatttggcgaggctcatctcatctttATTTAAGGCCAAATCCTAAAAGACTATGATTTTCTGTTTATTCTTgtctcaaaataaagaaaaggcctGAAGTAACTAGCATGCTCAGGTATCATCATTTCAATTAATATGTCAAGGGCAAACAAGCCCTCAAATCATTGGGCCTTAACTGGATTTCCATCCAAAAGGGACTGCGCCAGCTTACAGTCGACATATTTATTCACAAAAATAAGCTTGTATGTGCATAACCAGGCTAAACTTTGGTATTTACATGAGCATGTACACATGGAGATTTGGTGTTTCTGATTGTATAAAATTAGCCCATACTTTTACGTTTCTTTGTAGCGAAGATTGGGACAAACAAAAGTAATCTACGtatgatttttaccttttaaacaaACCTACAATTTATGTAAATGGGTTTAGTATCAAACTATGAAGCATGGAATCAATACAGTTTCTCGTTAATTCATAGAATTAAAGTTAAGGGCTCATTCAATGTTTATGCTTGATCAGACGTTAGTTCAACTAAAGTTTACACAATCAGCGCCAACCATACTGAATCTGTTATCATTACATATTACACTACATCAATAATGTCCTAACGGTCCCAAAACAGTCTAACAAAAGTCCAAATTAGACAACCAGGGTTTGTATGCACATGAATTGGAATCGAATTATATTAGACTCTAGTATCTATTTAGCTATTACTACATAACAATCCAAACAAACACATTTCAGGAATCAAATATGCGAGCATCTCTCATTTCATCTTCACTTCAAAGTTACATCAAAAACTTAATTtgagtgtgtacctggatgttgaaacacaagaagaagaagaagaagaagaagaagaagaagaagaagaagaagagaagaagaagaagaagaagaagaagaagaagaagaagaagaagaagatcagcaacaGCAATATGGCAGCAGTAACACAGCAaataacaacagcaacagcaacagtaTCAACCAAGCAGAATAAA
This sequence is a window from Nicotiana sylvestris chromosome 3, ASM39365v2, whole genome shotgun sequence. Protein-coding genes within it:
- the LOC138887538 gene encoding uncharacterized protein, with protein sequence MVTLRFNMLKIQWTTLALVNLLIVKSFVIQKQKRKEGRKLDSFLGIIARTPELTPLHVDDWRNFDKEEKKKLVDFVRKKFSIPKCGEAWVLKSLGKKWKDYKCELKGEYTPKYKTKDALLKNRPSHIPRDQWSGLVSYWLSDKAKRRTQANRNNRAKQTVPHTGGSKSIATLMNEQVVNEIEPTRAEIFLLTHKKRKDGRPLDDDFVKKIEMINERMDNSERSTEQPPRSVACEGDVYSQVLGNEKKWYVRGFGLGPTPSILWGSRSSLGNIIADDSSNEVIQRLEQKIIELKEKQNEEMNMMKQN